The following is a genomic window from Anopheles aquasalis chromosome 3, idAnoAquaMG_Q_19, whole genome shotgun sequence.
ATCACAGGAGCGTGGCATCACGCTGGATCTTGGGTTCAGTGCGGCCCAGTTTGAGCTACCGGATCACCTGCAAGGACTCGGTTACGAACGGCTGCAGTTTACATTCGTCGACTGTCCTGGCCATGCCAGCCTTATCCGGACCATCATAGGCGGAGCCCAGATCATCGATCTAATGCTGCTGGTCATCGATGCCGAAAAAGGCATCCAACCGCAAACGGCGGAATGCTTGATCATCGGCGAGCTGACCTGCCGAAAGATGATCGTGGTGTTGAACAAACTGGACTCGCTGGCCGATGCCGAGCGGCGTGGGAAACGTTTGGAGAAGCTAACCAAAGGCATACGAGAGACGCTCTCGAAGATGGCATTCGACGAAACGCCGATCGTTGCCATTTCCGCTTTATCGGGAGAAAACATTCCCACGCTTACGAAAACGATGCTACAACGTGCATTCCTACCAGCGAGAAACGTGGACCTACCGCTCATGTTCGCCGTGGATCATTGTTTCGCCATCAAAGGCCAGGGAACGGTTTGCACCGGTACGGTCTTGCAAGGAACGGTGAACGTTGGCGATAAGGTGGAGATACCCAAGTTGAAGCTCCAGCGCAAGGTACGCTCGATACAGATGTTCCGACAGAGTTACACCACCATCCGGCAAGGTGATCGAGCAGGCATTTGCATTACGCAGTTCGATCCGAAATCACTGGAACGTGGTATCGTGTGTGCGGCCGACTATGCGCATTATGTGTATGCCGCGATCGTGAAAATCACACCGCTTCGCTACTACAAACGACCCATTAGGAGTAAGGCAAAGTTTCACATCACCTGTGGCTACGAAACCGTTCTGGCCACGATTCTCCTCTTTACCGCGGACCGAAACGATCCGTTCACCTACGATCGCCAGTATGAGTTTCTGGAAGAGTTGACGGTCGAAACCATTGCCACTCGCACGGTGTTTGCATTGCTTGAGTTTGAAAAACCCATTCTTACCACTCCCGAAGCGCTCATCATTGGTTCGAAGCTGGACAGCGACATACAACACAACACGGACTGCCGGATAGCGTTCCATGGACACCTCGACGGGCTGACGATGCGGGAACCAAGCTATGCCGAAACCATTCTGCCCGGACTGCAGGTtttcaaacagaaatgtaAAACCGGTACGATCCAGCGGATCGTAAACGACCAGGAACTGATAGTGGCGGGACTGTTCAAAAAGACGGGCAGCAATCGCCAAGTGTTCATCGGTCTGACCGTAACTCTGAGCAGTGGTGATCGGGGTGTAATCGATGATACCTTCGGAGCCGGAGGAAAGGTGAAACTTCGCTTCCAACAGCCAATTGCCGCCGATGTTTTGGAACGACTTAACCCCAAGGCAACTGCCAAGCGTGAGGATTTGCAGGTTGAGCTGAAGTTTAAAAAGTTTCTCTTCGAACGCActggaaaggagaaaaagattATACAATGAGAAAGAGAATGTTTGTGATATTTCGCTTATTAAATGACAAAAAGGACGCACGGGACACGTAGAGAACGAATGCTTTACTTTATCAGTTTGTTTAAACATAGttagaggggggagggggaaaggtTGTTTGTTAATAAACTCTACACGACGAAAATATTACTTGGAATTGCAAAAACATCATTACCAAAACCCGGAAGGTCCTTATTTTTTCAGTGTCGGTAGCGTTCCCCTTGCCGCCCACCGTGTTGTTACGCACGCAAGGAAGACATGTCCTCCTCTTCCCACTTCCCTACCGTGTTCCTATACCCTCCTCCTCAGCTCTGTATCGGTCAACCTATGTGCCCTCTTTCGATTCGGTGACAAAGTGGTTATTATCTTTTTCAAAAATAGACAAAATTTGGCTGCTCCAAAAAAGTGTagatctatatatatatatactgTGTGATTTCAATAGAAGATAatagattttcttttccatgaaaaaatatattgagagttttcctgcTATTCCTGAATACGATCGTGCGagccgccatcgccattcaGAGCTACTTTATTTGGTTTCAATAAACTTATGATACGCCCGCGGAATATAGACGGAACTAAACTCTAATCAGTGTACCCGAAGAAAATGACTAgtaacgatcgattgttcctCCGTCCATTATCGGCATTATCGTACAGTTTATGGGAATAAACGAATACCATTGCCTCTTTGATTTGCCACTAAATTTTGTAATTGTAGCGAGGAAAAACCAACGTTAAACAAAACCCAGGAAATTAGGCCGCGCTCATCAGACACATAGCATAAATATTATGTACAATTGCAGTATGGTTAAAAGgaataaacaaaatgaaacataaccaCCGATACAGCGTATACAGCGCCCGCCCCCTTTCGACTTCTCTCGCACTAACTGTTAGAACTACAGAGACTGATTACAGTTGGAAAaaaacggatcgatcggtaaACTGTATACTAAATCTTTTCTGCACTTAAAACCTATCCCAGGAATTACACATTTGATCGGAtttggttttccttccttACTGCTGGAGCAGATCCACAAATTATACTATATTACCTTAGAACGACTGGTACTAGGAAATGAATGATCATTGCGTAATCTACGCTGTAACCCCCCCTGCTGCCACTTCTGCTTGCTGTGCCCATTATGCCCAATCTTACCCGATTCGATGGCGATTATAGAATTATGTAAATTATTATCACAACTACTAGTGCTATAGATAGTACCACAATGGCCATCCACTGTCGCCGATCTGAAATGTGGTAAATAAGAGCAGATAAGTAGCATTACACTACTTGCATTTCTGTTCAATGAGTCCTCCCTCTCTATCCCTTTTCTTACCATTAGTCATATGCAGCACCTTGGCTACCTTTTTCATGGTAGCATCCATTTTGGAATCCGTTTGCTCCAGCTCATTGCC
Proteins encoded in this region:
- the LOC126574166 gene encoding selenocysteine-specific elongation factor, whose protein sequence is MYLNLNVGILGHVDSGKTTLARALSAIASTAAFDKNPQSQERGITLDLGFSAAQFELPDHLQGLGYERLQFTFVDCPGHASLIRTIIGGAQIIDLMLLVIDAEKGIQPQTAECLIIGELTCRKMIVVLNKLDSLADAERRGKRLEKLTKGIRETLSKMAFDETPIVAISALSGENIPTLTKTMLQRAFLPARNVDLPLMFAVDHCFAIKGQGTVCTGTVLQGTVNVGDKVEIPKLKLQRKVRSIQMFRQSYTTIRQGDRAGICITQFDPKSLERGIVCAADYAHYVYAAIVKITPLRYYKRPIRSKAKFHITCGYETVLATILLFTADRNDPFTYDRQYEFLEELTVETIATRTVFALLEFEKPILTTPEALIIGSKLDSDIQHNTDCRIAFHGHLDGLTMREPSYAETILPGLQVFKQKCKTGTIQRIVNDQELIVAGLFKKTGSNRQVFIGLTVTLSSGDRGVIDDTFGAGGKVKLRFQQPIAADVLERLNPKATAKREDLQVELKFKKFLFERTGKEKKIIQ